One Hordeum vulgare subsp. vulgare chromosome 4H, MorexV3_pseudomolecules_assembly, whole genome shotgun sequence DNA window includes the following coding sequences:
- the LOC123448153 gene encoding RNA-directed DNA methylation 4 isoform X2, producing MASAAEAAGEASTSAAEVRDKPVVVRVKRKPSQARPDAFWLEINERPMKKAMLDFSSLSISQPSSTAQEEPRVKKLLVQHVETVHHSGAVEDVLHSLLHSGLSTKEIKSKTKERNERMKQDKKQDQLRSAARQRHENLGRNARFAQIWKSRKGDNNEADETLREMCHLYDAVQVDSDGEKHPAEPQMTSVEEGAILCNFLPLLREHLPSAAEEIESDIISLAQSEDSDVYDIYTVKEVDDTNMECASAAAYPLLQVDDEDGECYDDDEYPYDTDDSNAEDNPLYDYPEEQSEDEDDSSDENPFADVDGSGSEYENEEVEKSNDDDDDEE from the exons ATGGCGTCTGCAGCGGAGGCCGCCGGAGAGGCCTCCACCTCCGCGGCCGAGGTGCGGGATAAGCCCGTCGTCGTCCGGGTCAAGCGCAAGCCCTCGCAGGCCCGCCCCGATGCTTTCT GGCTGGAGATCAATGAGAGGCCCATGAAGAAGGCCATGCTCGATTTCTCGAGCCTCTCCATCTCCCAACCCTCTTCCACTGCCCAAG AGGAACCACGGGTGAAGAAGCTTCTTGTCCAGCATGTCGAGACAGTCCATCATTCTGGAGCTGTTGAAGACGTTCTTCACTCCCTTTTG CATTCTGGCCTGAGCACCAAAGAGATAAAGAGCAAGACAAAGGAGAGAAATGAAAGAATGAAGCAAGACAAA AAACAAGACCAGCTACGTTCAGCAGCCAGACAGAGGCATGAG AATCTTGGAAGAAATGCCCGCTTTGCACAAATATGGAAGAGTCGGAAAGGAGACAATAATGAGGCTGATGAAACACTGAGAGAAATGTGTCATCTTTATGATGCCGTCCAAGTAGATTCGGATGGAGAGAAGCATCCAGCAGAACCACA GATGACCTCTGTTGAAGAGGGTGCGATTTTATGCAATTTTCTTCCGCTTCTACGGGAGCACTTGCCGTCGGCTGCTGAAGAAATCGAATCTGATATTATTTCGCTAGCACAGTCAGAAG ATTCAGATGTTTATGACATATATACTGTCAAGGAGGTGGATGATACGAACATGGAGTGCGCATCTGCAGCTGCATACCCACT GTTACAAGTGGACGATGAGGATGGCGAATGTTACGATGATGATGAGTATCCATATGATACTGATGATTCAAATG CTGAAGACAACCCACTCTATGATTATCCTGAAGAACAATCAGAGGATGAGGATGATAGCAGTGACGAGAATCCATTTGCAGATGTGGATGGCTCTGGTTCCGAGTACGAGAATGAAGAGGTTGAAAAatccaatgatgatgatgacgatgaagagtAG
- the LOC123448153 gene encoding RNA-directed DNA methylation 4 isoform X1 — translation MASAAEAAGEASTSAAEVRDKPVVVRVKRKPSQARPDAFWLEINERPMKKAMLDFSSLSISQPSSTAQASEEPRVKKLLVQHVETVHHSGAVEDVLHSLLHSGLSTKEIKSKTKERNERMKQDKKQDQLRSAARQRHENLGRNARFAQIWKSRKGDNNEADETLREMCHLYDAVQVDSDGEKHPAEPQMTSVEEGAILCNFLPLLREHLPSAAEEIESDIISLAQSEDSDVYDIYTVKEVDDTNMECASAAAYPLLQVDDEDGECYDDDEYPYDTDDSNAEDNPLYDYPEEQSEDEDDSSDENPFADVDGSGSEYENEEVEKSNDDDDDEE, via the exons ATGGCGTCTGCAGCGGAGGCCGCCGGAGAGGCCTCCACCTCCGCGGCCGAGGTGCGGGATAAGCCCGTCGTCGTCCGGGTCAAGCGCAAGCCCTCGCAGGCCCGCCCCGATGCTTTCT GGCTGGAGATCAATGAGAGGCCCATGAAGAAGGCCATGCTCGATTTCTCGAGCCTCTCCATCTCCCAACCCTCTTCCACTGCCCAAG CTTCAGAGGAACCACGGGTGAAGAAGCTTCTTGTCCAGCATGTCGAGACAGTCCATCATTCTGGAGCTGTTGAAGACGTTCTTCACTCCCTTTTG CATTCTGGCCTGAGCACCAAAGAGATAAAGAGCAAGACAAAGGAGAGAAATGAAAGAATGAAGCAAGACAAA AAACAAGACCAGCTACGTTCAGCAGCCAGACAGAGGCATGAG AATCTTGGAAGAAATGCCCGCTTTGCACAAATATGGAAGAGTCGGAAAGGAGACAATAATGAGGCTGATGAAACACTGAGAGAAATGTGTCATCTTTATGATGCCGTCCAAGTAGATTCGGATGGAGAGAAGCATCCAGCAGAACCACA GATGACCTCTGTTGAAGAGGGTGCGATTTTATGCAATTTTCTTCCGCTTCTACGGGAGCACTTGCCGTCGGCTGCTGAAGAAATCGAATCTGATATTATTTCGCTAGCACAGTCAGAAG ATTCAGATGTTTATGACATATATACTGTCAAGGAGGTGGATGATACGAACATGGAGTGCGCATCTGCAGCTGCATACCCACT GTTACAAGTGGACGATGAGGATGGCGAATGTTACGATGATGATGAGTATCCATATGATACTGATGATTCAAATG CTGAAGACAACCCACTCTATGATTATCCTGAAGAACAATCAGAGGATGAGGATGATAGCAGTGACGAGAATCCATTTGCAGATGTGGATGGCTCTGGTTCCGAGTACGAGAATGAAGAGGTTGAAAAatccaatgatgatgatgacgatgaagagtAG